The nucleotide sequence CAAGCGGTGTGCCGCGAAGTGGTCGGCGCCTACCAGAAGACCATGGCCGAGCATGCCGAGCAGGGCGCGCTGGAAATCTGGTACGACCGCCTCAGCTACGACGATCTGCTCGAACAAGCCAATACCCAAAGCGCCGTCAAAGAGGTGCAGCGCAGCATGGACAAGGCGGCACGGCGCACCCATGCCGAACTGTTGCCGAAGATCAGTGAGCGCGATGAGCATGGCCGCCTGCACATTCGCGACGACCTGCCGGAGATCTTCCATCTGCATGAACGCAGCAGCCTGCTCGACAAGGACGACGACTGGATGCGCCTGAAGCACTGGCAGCCGCTCTACCAGACCTTGATGCGCGACTATCGCAACACCCTGCAGGCGGATCGGCGTGAACTGCTGTCGCGGTTTCACGTGCACGACCTGGTGTTCAAGGTGGTCGGCGTCGGCAGCGTCGGCACCCGTTGTCTGGTCGCGCTGCTCACCGACGATCAGGCGCAGCCGCTGTTCCTGCAGTTCAAGGAGGCGCGCCGTTCGGTGCTCGCCGACTACCTCAAGGTCAAATCCCGGCCGCGCCACGAAGGCCAGCGGGTAGTCGAAGGCCAGCGCCTGATGCAGTCGGCCAGCGACCTGTTCCTCGGCTGGACCAAGGGCAGCGATGGCCGACACTTCTATGTGCGGCAATTGCGCGACATGAAGATCTCGGCCGAATTGGAAACCTTCGACAGCAGCATTTTCGAGGCTTACGGCCGGGTCTGCGGGCGCGCGTTGGCCCGTGCGCATGCCAAGGCGTCCGGCCGCGCGGCGGAGATCAGCGGCTATATCGGCAAGAGCGACAGCCTCGCCGACGCGCTGCTGGAGTACGCCCAGGTCTACGCAGAACAGAACGAGCGTGACTTCGAACGCTTCCAGCAGGCGTGCCGCAAAGGCCGCCTGGAGGCACGCTCGGAAGCGGACTTCGTGGCCGATCATCTGCCGTGAACGCGTAGCTTTGGTAGGTTGGGTCGGGCGCGCAGGTTGAGCGCAGCGATACCCAACGATGGATGTGATGGGTATCGCTACGCTCGACCCACGCGGCCCGACCCATCCTACGAGAGAGCGGCTGCAAGCGCGGTCGGTGTAGGAGCGAATTCATTCGCGATCCGCGTCGCCGGCTATTACGGATCAGTCCGCTCCTACGCCCTGGCACCTGTCCAGGCCTGCTCGGTTCGGTGTGCGGCTGAGGCAATCGCCCGGCGAAAAAAACACTCGACTATCCTTGAGGTATCCACCAGCCGACGCAGGGACGCGGGGTGTTTCCACAGCCATCCTCGATGGCCGGGAGGAACCCATGAACAAGCATCCGCTGTGCTCCGTGTTGCTGCTGCTCGCGCTGTGCACGGTGGCCGGTATAACAGCTGCGGCGAGCGCGCCGGTGACGGTGACGGTGCTCAGCGTCGACGGCGCCATCGGCCCGGCCAGCGCCGACTACCTGATCCGTGGCCTGACGCGTGCCGAGGAGGACCAGGCGCAGCTGGTGGTGATCCGCATGGACACTCCCGGCGGTCTGGATACCTCGATGCGCGACATCATCAAGGCGATCCTCGCCAGCCCGGTGCCGGTGGCCACCTACGTCAATCCCGGCGGCGCGCGGGCCGCCAGCGCCGGCACCTACATCCTCTATGCCAGCCATGTGGCGGCGATGACTCCGGGCACCAACCTCGGTGCCGCCACCCCGGTGCAGATCGGCGGCATGCCCGGGACACCGCCGGATAAGCCGGCCAAGCCTGGGGAGAAGGAGGCGAAAGAGCCGCCGGCGGACGATGCGCTGACCAAGAAACAGGTCAACGATGCCGCCGCCTACATCCGCGGCCTCGCCCAGCTGCGCGGGCGCAATGCCCAGTGGGCCGAGCAGGCGGTGCGCGAGGCGGTCAGCCTGTCCGCCAAGGAGGCGTTGCAGCAGAAGGTGATCGACTACGTGGCCGTTGACCTGCCGGACCTGCTGCGCCAACTGGAGGGCAAGACGCTGAAAACCGCCACCGGCGAAGTCCGCTTGCGCACCGCCGGCGCCGTAGTGGTCGAGCATGCGCCGGACTGGCGCACGCGGCTGCTGGCGGTGATCACCAACCCGAGTGTGGCGCTGATCCTGATGATGATCGGCATCTACGGGCTGATCTTCGAATTTTCCAATCCCGGCTCAGCGGTCGGCGGGGTGGTCGGCGGTATCTGCCTGATCCTCGCCCTCTACGCCCTGCAATTGCTGCCGGTGAACTACGCCGGCATCGCCCTGATCCTCCTCGGTACGGCGCTGATGGCGGCGGAGGCGTTCATGCCCAGCTTCGGCGTGATCGGCATCGGCGGGGTGGCGGCCTTCGTGGTCGGCGCGGTGATTCTGATCGACACCGAAGTGCCGGGCTTCGGCATTCCGCTGGTGGTGATCGTCGGCCTGGCGCTGGCCAGCGCCTTGCTGATCTTCGGCATCCTCGGCATGGCCATGAAGGCGCGCCGGCGCGACGTGGTCAGCGGTGACGCCGGGCTGGTCGGCAGCCTGGCGGCGGTGGCGGCGGTGCAGGCCGGCAACCCGCTGGGCGGCTGGGTGCAGCTGCAGGGCGAACAGTGGCAAGTGGTCAGCCGGGCGCCGCTGCGGCCCGGGCAACAAGTACGCGTAGTCGCCCGCGAGGGCCTGCGCTTGGATGTCGAGGCGGCGGACGAATCGTCGCGTGAAGGAGACTAACCATGAGTTTCACCCTGACGTTCGCACCGCTGCTGGTCATCCTGGTGGTGTTGCTGGTTTCGGCCTTTCGCGTGTTGCGCGAGTACGAGCGCGGCGTGGTGTTCCAGCTCGGGCGCTTCTGGAAGGTCAAGGGCCCTGGGCTGGTGATCATCATCCCGGTGATCCAGCAGATGGTCCGCGTCGACCTACGTACCGTGGTCCTCGATGTGCCGCCGCAGGACGTGATCACCCGCGACAACGTGTCGGTCAAGGTCAATGCGGTGGTGTACTTCCGTGTGCTCGACCCGCAGAAGGCGATCATCCAGGTCGAGGACTTCCTCATGGCCACCAGCCAACTGGCGCAGACCACCCTGCGCGCGGTGCTCGGCAAACACGAGCTGGACGAGCTGCTCGCCGAGCGCGAGCGGCTCAACGCCGACATCCAGCAGGTGCTCGACGCGCAGACCGACGCCTGGGGCATCAAGGTGGCCAACGTGGAGATCAAGCACGTCGACCTCAACGAATCGATGATCCGCGCCATCGCCAAACAGGCCGAGGCCGAGCGCGAGCGGCGCGCCAAGGTGATCCACGCCGAGGGCGAGCTGCAGGCTTCGGAAAAACTCATGCAGGCCGCGGAAATGCTCAACCGCCAGGCCGGCGCCATGCAGCTGCGCTACATGCAGACGCTGAGCAGCATCGCCGGCGACAAGAGCTCGACCATCGTCTTCCCGCTGCCGATCGAGTTGCTGCAGGGCATGAGCGAGATGAAGGGCAAGACGTAGATTGGTGCTCGTAGGTTGGCGCTGAGCGAAGCGATGCCCAACGAGGAGTGCATTGCGCTCCCGCGCGCCGCCGGTGGTCTTGGAGAGATGTTGGGCATCGCTACGCTCAGCACCAACCTACAGAGGTCGTAGTTTTTCAGAACACGCAACGCTTCCCCTACGCGCTGATGTCATCCGTGCAGATGTTGGGCGTCGCTGCGCTCAGCGCCAACCTACGCACCAACCTACACAGGTCGCGATTTTCAGGGGAATCGCCCAAAACCGCGGCGATCTTCAGGGCCCTCCGCTGGCCTGGGCTTCCTAGACTTTCAGACACACCCGTCCACGGGAGCTAGCCATGCGCATCGGTGTCCCCAAGGAAATCAAAGTCCACGAATATCGTGTCGGCCTCACCCCGCAGTCGGTCGCCGAACTGCTCGGTCACGGCCATGAGGTCTGGGTGCAGAGCCAGGCCGGGGCGGCGATCGGCTTCAGCGACGCCGATTACCAGGCGGTTGGCGCGCACATCGTCGCCACCGCCGCCGAGGTCTTCGCCGCCGCCGAGCTGATCGTCAAGGTCAAGGAGCCGCAGGCCGCAGAGCGTGCCCAGCTGCGCCCGGAGCAGACCCTATTCACCTACCTGCATCTGGCCCCGGATCGGCCGCAGACCGACGAGCTGTTGGCCAGCGGCGCCACCTGCATCGCCTACGAAACCGTCACCGACGCCCAGGGTCGCCTGCCGCTGTTGGCGCCGATGTCCGAGGTCGCCGGACGCATGTCGATCCAGGCCGGCGCGCATTGTCTGGAGAGCGCCCAGGGCGGGCGCGGTGTGTTGCTCGGCGGCGTGCCGGGGGTGGCGCCGGGCAAGGTGGTGATTCTC is from Pseudomonas sp. LS44 and encodes:
- a CDS encoding DUF2252 domain-containing protein, with the protein product MSELKDYRKQGKAARDQCPRSAHAEPGHIDRDPLPLIEASGAGRVKSLVALRNGRMLVSPFAFYRGSALLQAHDLAGTPNMGVSAPICGDCHLMNFGGFATPERNLLFGVNDFDETHPGPWEWDLKRLVASFMVAARDLRHSEGVAQAVCREVVGAYQKTMAEHAEQGALEIWYDRLSYDDLLEQANTQSAVKEVQRSMDKAARRTHAELLPKISERDEHGRLHIRDDLPEIFHLHERSSLLDKDDDWMRLKHWQPLYQTLMRDYRNTLQADRRELLSRFHVHDLVFKVVGVGSVGTRCLVALLTDDQAQPLFLQFKEARRSVLADYLKVKSRPRHEGQRVVEGQRLMQSASDLFLGWTKGSDGRHFYVRQLRDMKISAELETFDSSIFEAYGRVCGRALARAHAKASGRAAEISGYIGKSDSLADALLEYAQVYAEQNERDFERFQQACRKGRLEARSEADFVADHLP
- a CDS encoding nodulation protein NfeD; the protein is MNKHPLCSVLLLLALCTVAGITAAASAPVTVTVLSVDGAIGPASADYLIRGLTRAEEDQAQLVVIRMDTPGGLDTSMRDIIKAILASPVPVATYVNPGGARAASAGTYILYASHVAAMTPGTNLGAATPVQIGGMPGTPPDKPAKPGEKEAKEPPADDALTKKQVNDAAAYIRGLAQLRGRNAQWAEQAVREAVSLSAKEALQQKVIDYVAVDLPDLLRQLEGKTLKTATGEVRLRTAGAVVVEHAPDWRTRLLAVITNPSVALILMMIGIYGLIFEFSNPGSAVGGVVGGICLILALYALQLLPVNYAGIALILLGTALMAAEAFMPSFGVIGIGGVAAFVVGAVILIDTEVPGFGIPLVVIVGLALASALLIFGILGMAMKARRRDVVSGDAGLVGSLAAVAAVQAGNPLGGWVQLQGEQWQVVSRAPLRPGQQVRVVAREGLRLDVEAADESSREGD
- a CDS encoding slipin family protein — translated: MSFTLTFAPLLVILVVLLVSAFRVLREYERGVVFQLGRFWKVKGPGLVIIIPVIQQMVRVDLRTVVLDVPPQDVITRDNVSVKVNAVVYFRVLDPQKAIIQVEDFLMATSQLAQTTLRAVLGKHELDELLAERERLNADIQQVLDAQTDAWGIKVANVEIKHVDLNESMIRAIAKQAEAERERRAKVIHAEGELQASEKLMQAAEMLNRQAGAMQLRYMQTLSSIAGDKSSTIVFPLPIELLQGMSEMKGKT